One Nocardia iowensis DNA window includes the following coding sequences:
- the pglZ gene encoding BREX-2 system phosphatase PglZ, translating into MTLLVATRPIITAKLESAIRKRYRPGVLGLHAQPVWRGDGFSHHGVPVTVAACPSVLAVWEAIGQRKPGEWLVILTSAEQDELGIGLLAHLHGAKLETPLQWDAVRDNFSAATLEPALYRVRENGNDRALADGLLAVIDEYRPAPGGVLTRDHAFTTVAQRVLHITDEYDTEIDAFTVLEWSLRPGADHGLRILDTVGGAELSAAVTGWLAQRCGRVRRPVAALLTPDLVADLLPLGLIAGLFDGSSGADRSLGHFESTYRLRGITLEELRAWYDDTTAVLTGVVHPSHRDQIFARAEKLVDNLGLNDLATGSEQLRPGLEARLHVLSAAIDVVMESGREVTAAALDTMETAWQDVQRHLLADTDPTCTAYRAAVRLVRWLHTDAQTPAGITRLTHRHVNADAWADAAIAAAYRGADTARAAETLRRVIEAAQTRRRDHDRQFASALAATSEPEVLGVEHLVRRVVVPIVKRGRQKQPVLLLVLDGLSMAMATELAADAMDHGWSEAAVPGVTTRTGALAVLPSLTHRSRGSLLCGQLTEVNSEGERAGFRALLAEHSLSAPSDTAPPIFHKGQLDAVIPGQQLATEVRNAIADTQERPLVAAVLNYIDTMLHKVGVGDADWNVRAIPHLRHLLAAARTAGRIVVITADHGHVVDRRNGIVRHPRVTYNHQRAHGDLDAVGEGEVLVAGSRVLTDSSSAVLAVDDRIHYGPVNAGYHGGGSPAEVVVPVLVLCPGDRPTELAPLNQVEPSWWSIPLSAATSPATEPPTTTRRTRSPANETPTLFEPELVAPATRTRPALLDELLATPVFASQLQLAGRLAVTTEQIADLLTALLAASAHEITSVQAATVLSVATARVNGALLQVKRVLDVEGYEVLLIDRDQVRLEVPVLREQFGLTS; encoded by the coding sequence ATGACCTTGCTCGTTGCGACGCGCCCGATCATCACCGCCAAACTCGAATCCGCGATTCGCAAGCGCTACCGACCCGGTGTGCTGGGCCTGCACGCCCAGCCAGTCTGGCGCGGCGACGGTTTCAGTCATCACGGGGTGCCGGTCACGGTGGCGGCCTGTCCTTCGGTGCTGGCGGTGTGGGAGGCGATCGGGCAGCGTAAGCCGGGCGAGTGGCTGGTCATTCTTACCTCCGCAGAACAGGATGAACTCGGCATCGGCCTGCTCGCGCATCTTCACGGCGCAAAATTGGAGACCCCGCTGCAGTGGGATGCGGTGCGCGACAACTTCTCAGCCGCCACACTGGAGCCCGCGCTATACCGAGTCCGCGAGAATGGCAATGACCGGGCACTGGCAGATGGCCTGCTCGCGGTCATCGACGAGTACCGGCCCGCACCCGGCGGCGTGCTCACCCGTGACCACGCCTTCACTACGGTTGCACAGCGCGTGCTGCACATCACCGACGAGTATGACACCGAGATCGACGCCTTCACCGTGCTCGAGTGGAGTCTGCGCCCCGGCGCCGACCACGGCTTGCGGATCCTGGACACCGTGGGTGGCGCGGAGCTCTCCGCGGCGGTCACCGGATGGCTTGCTCAGCGTTGTGGCCGCGTACGCCGTCCAGTGGCAGCTCTGTTGACCCCAGATCTGGTCGCCGATCTGCTGCCGCTGGGATTGATCGCCGGACTGTTCGACGGCAGTAGCGGTGCCGACCGGTCCCTTGGGCATTTCGAGAGCACCTACCGGCTGCGCGGCATCACCCTTGAGGAGCTGCGCGCCTGGTACGACGACACCACTGCGGTGCTGACCGGCGTTGTCCATCCGAGTCACCGCGACCAGATCTTCGCCCGCGCTGAAAAGCTGGTAGACAACCTCGGATTGAACGATCTGGCAACCGGTTCGGAACAGCTGCGGCCCGGTTTGGAGGCTCGCCTGCACGTCCTTTCCGCCGCCATCGACGTCGTCATGGAGTCCGGACGTGAAGTGACCGCCGCAGCCCTCGACACAATGGAAACCGCCTGGCAGGACGTGCAGCGGCATCTTCTCGCCGACACCGATCCGACCTGCACCGCCTACCGTGCCGCCGTGCGTCTGGTCCGCTGGTTGCATACGGACGCGCAGACCCCGGCGGGAATCACCCGTCTAACCCATCGCCACGTGAATGCCGACGCGTGGGCCGACGCTGCTATCGCCGCGGCGTACCGGGGCGCCGATACTGCTCGCGCTGCAGAGACACTGCGCCGTGTCATCGAGGCTGCACAGACCCGCCGCCGCGACCACGACCGGCAGTTCGCCTCCGCACTTGCTGCCACCAGTGAACCGGAAGTGCTCGGCGTCGAGCACCTGGTACGCCGCGTCGTCGTGCCGATCGTCAAGCGCGGCAGGCAGAAACAGCCCGTCCTGTTGCTGGTGCTGGACGGGCTGTCGATGGCGATGGCCACCGAATTGGCCGCTGATGCCATGGATCACGGCTGGTCGGAGGCGGCAGTTCCCGGAGTCACCACGCGCACTGGCGCGCTGGCCGTGCTGCCCAGCCTGACACACCGCAGTCGTGGATCGCTGCTGTGCGGGCAGCTGACCGAAGTGAATTCCGAGGGTGAACGAGCAGGATTCCGCGCTTTGCTGGCCGAGCACTCGTTGTCGGCACCGTCCGATACGGCCCCGCCGATCTTCCACAAGGGCCAGCTCGACGCAGTGATCCCAGGACAGCAGCTGGCCACCGAGGTCCGCAACGCAATCGCCGACACACAGGAGCGACCACTTGTGGCGGCAGTCCTCAACTACATCGACACCATGCTGCACAAAGTCGGCGTGGGTGATGCCGATTGGAACGTGCGCGCCATCCCGCATCTGCGGCACCTGCTCGCCGCCGCACGCACCGCAGGCCGGATCGTGGTGATCACTGCCGATCACGGGCACGTCGTCGACCGCCGTAACGGCATCGTGCGGCATCCCCGCGTCACCTACAACCATCAGCGCGCGCACGGCGACCTGGACGCTGTCGGCGAAGGTGAAGTCCTGGTCGCGGGCTCACGGGTACTCACCGATTCGAGTTCGGCCGTACTGGCAGTAGACGACCGGATCCATTACGGCCCAGTCAATGCCGGTTACCACGGGGGCGGTTCACCCGCCGAAGTAGTGGTGCCGGTCCTCGTGCTGTGTCCGGGCGACCGGCCGACCGAGCTGGCACCACTGAACCAGGTCGAGCCGAGCTGGTGGAGTATCCCGCTGTCCGCCGCCACGTCCCCCGCGACGGAACCGCCCACCACCACCAGACGGACACGCAGCCCCGCCAATGAGACGCCGACCCTATTCGAACCCGAACTGGTCGCCCCCGCGACAAGGACCCGCCCGGCACTGCTGGATGAGTTACTGGCCACACCCGTGTTCGCGAGCCAACTCCAGCTGGCGGGTCGCCTCGCCGTCACCACCGAACAGATCGCCGATCTACTCACAGCCCTGCTGGCCGCATCCGCACACGAGATCACCAGTGTGCAGGCCGCGACCGTGCTGAGCGTCGCGACCGCCCGCGTGAATGGTGCGCTTCTGCAGGTCAAGCGCGTCCTCGATGTGGAAGGCTATGAGGTACTGCTGATAGACCGTGATCAGGTGCGTCTGGAGGTACCGGTGCTGCGCGAACAGTTCGGGCTGACCTCATGA
- a CDS encoding tyrosine-type recombinase/integrase: MSADPDRVAEARRVLAALGVTAADLEERPPVPTLDEYLPRIMGAVGPGMLRTYRPYWNHLSVAFGTRRLDAITATEIEELEYRVAANAAQRSSSRYGRSARESFIAAARAIYSRAIADDLMPVGSSPAHRVAKPRRLPSTRRALTAAELEQINTIVRSSGNDPVLDALLLRLHTETACRRGGALGLRVCDLDAEECLVRLREKGQTVRWQPISPPLTQALVRLAEVRGAGQPGANLLRYRDGRPLTYRRYDNLWSRVRGELPWAAAQGVSTHWLRHTTLTWVERNFGYGVARAYAGHTDRAGAATTTYIKADVQAVAGALAAMTGHRHPLAINLDDYGGAVRVVTDRPNGPHPLS, from the coding sequence ATGTCTGCTGACCCGGACCGGGTCGCCGAAGCTCGCCGCGTGTTGGCCGCTTTGGGCGTGACCGCGGCTGATCTGGAGGAACGGCCGCCGGTGCCGACGCTGGACGAGTACCTGCCGCGGATTATGGGTGCTGTCGGACCCGGCATGCTGCGGACCTACCGCCCCTATTGGAACCATTTGTCGGTGGCGTTCGGAACCCGGCGTCTGGACGCGATCACGGCGACCGAGATCGAGGAACTCGAGTATCGCGTCGCGGCGAATGCCGCCCAACGCAGCAGCAGTCGATACGGGCGATCCGCGCGCGAGTCGTTCATCGCCGCAGCCCGCGCCATCTACAGCCGCGCCATCGCCGACGACCTGATGCCGGTCGGGTCGTCGCCCGCGCACCGGGTCGCCAAACCGCGCCGTCTGCCCAGCACGCGGCGCGCGTTGACCGCCGCCGAGCTCGAACAGATCAACACGATCGTGAGGAGTTCGGGCAACGACCCGGTCCTGGACGCGTTGCTGCTTCGGCTGCACACCGAAACCGCGTGCCGCCGCGGCGGCGCTCTCGGGTTACGTGTGTGCGATCTGGACGCCGAGGAGTGCCTGGTGCGCTTGCGGGAGAAGGGGCAGACAGTGCGGTGGCAGCCGATCAGCCCACCATTGACCCAAGCGCTGGTCCGCCTCGCCGAGGTGCGGGGCGCCGGGCAGCCGGGCGCGAACCTATTGCGCTACCGCGACGGTCGGCCGCTGACCTACCGTCGCTACGACAACCTGTGGAGCCGTGTGCGTGGCGAGCTGCCCTGGGCCGCTGCGCAGGGGGTGTCGACGCACTGGCTGCGCCACACAACCTTGACCTGGGTCGAACGCAACTTCGGCTATGGCGTGGCCCGTGCCTATGCCGGACACACCGACCGGGCAGGCGCTGCCACCACCACCTACATCAAAGCCGACGTCCAAGCCGTCGCGGGGGCATTGGCCGCGATGACAGGTCACCGACACCCGCTGGCTATCAACCTCGACGACTACGGCGGTGCCGTGCGCGTCGTCACCGATCGGCCGAACGGACCGCACCCGCTGTCCTGA
- a CDS encoding DEAD/DEAH box helicase — protein MTEHTEGIRGTADPVTLLHPGIQYHLANTLRWNGLRPTQAAAMAPLLRGDDAIVLAPTAGGKTEAAVLPLLSAMAEQNWRGTSVLYLCPLRALLNNLGPRIHRYAQWLGRSAAVWHGDVGPVDRRRILSERPDFLLTTPESLEAMLVSTKVDARLYFADLRAVVIDEVHAFAGDDRGWHLLAVLERLARLSGRPLQRIGLSATIGNPAALLRWLQGGFTERPGEVVAPAAETSTAVPDLTVDYVGSLPNAAKLVAALHAGEKRLVFVNSRREAEELGAQLQQLDVTTFLSHGSLSAAERRRAEAAFSDARDTVIVATSTLELGIDVGDLDRVIQIGPTRTVASFLQRLGRTGRRAGTARNCLFLCTDHDQLLQTLGMLACWADGWVEPITAPPAPRHIAAQQFMALCLQEHRIGRHRWRDWWGTLPIFDDTADDILEHLATEGFFEADGDFLHIGPEAERRYGRRYFSDLTAVFSAPPEFLVLAGRTEIGTIGTDLLTEEVNGPRVLLLGGRSWRVTYIDWNRRRCFVEATDNGGKAKWSGLSAGWSHPITRGMRAILLRNDPPKVDLTHRAQSALADIRETYTDVTDPDRLVVVLPDDSAGRWWTWAGTAANRTLHASLPGLVDPRQRIDEQSLRLLPGTTAADLSAALADPKLALPQVDLKALAGLKFSGSLPPDLARDTLARRLADTESAVSVIAEPRVIRRV, from the coding sequence GTGACCGAGCACACTGAGGGAATCCGGGGCACCGCTGATCCGGTGACGCTACTGCACCCGGGCATTCAGTACCACCTGGCGAACACATTGCGCTGGAACGGTTTACGCCCCACCCAGGCCGCCGCGATGGCCCCACTGCTACGCGGCGACGATGCGATCGTGCTCGCACCCACCGCGGGCGGCAAGACCGAGGCCGCAGTCCTGCCGCTGCTGTCGGCAATGGCCGAGCAGAACTGGCGCGGCACCTCGGTCCTGTACCTATGCCCGCTACGGGCCCTGCTGAACAATCTCGGACCGCGGATCCACCGCTATGCACAGTGGCTCGGCCGTTCCGCGGCGGTATGGCACGGCGATGTGGGGCCTGTGGATCGGCGTCGGATCCTGTCCGAACGTCCCGACTTCCTGCTGACGACACCGGAATCCCTCGAGGCGATGCTGGTATCGACCAAAGTCGACGCCCGGCTGTACTTTGCGGACCTGCGGGCCGTTGTCATAGACGAAGTACACGCTTTTGCCGGTGACGACAGAGGCTGGCATCTGCTTGCTGTGCTCGAGCGGCTCGCCCGCCTCAGCGGCCGGCCCCTACAGCGCATCGGACTGTCGGCGACTATCGGCAATCCGGCGGCTCTGCTGCGGTGGCTCCAAGGCGGTTTCACCGAGCGCCCCGGCGAGGTCGTCGCTCCCGCGGCCGAAACATCTACCGCAGTACCGGATCTCACCGTCGACTATGTAGGGTCGCTCCCGAATGCGGCAAAACTGGTAGCCGCCCTGCACGCCGGTGAGAAACGCCTGGTCTTCGTCAACTCCCGACGCGAAGCCGAGGAACTCGGAGCTCAGCTGCAGCAGCTCGATGTCACCACATTCCTGTCCCACGGCTCTCTGTCGGCGGCCGAGCGCCGGCGCGCAGAAGCGGCGTTCTCCGACGCCCGCGACACAGTCATCGTCGCCACGTCCACTCTGGAACTCGGCATCGATGTCGGTGATCTCGACCGCGTCATCCAGATCGGGCCAACCCGTACTGTCGCCTCTTTCCTGCAACGGCTGGGCCGCACGGGCCGTCGGGCCGGCACCGCACGCAACTGCCTGTTCTTGTGCACCGACCATGATCAGCTGCTGCAAACCCTCGGTATGCTGGCGTGCTGGGCGGACGGCTGGGTCGAGCCGATCACCGCGCCGCCCGCACCCCGGCACATCGCGGCCCAGCAATTCATGGCGCTGTGCCTACAAGAGCATCGGATCGGACGCCACCGCTGGCGAGATTGGTGGGGCACGCTGCCGATCTTCGACGACACCGCCGACGATATCCTGGAACACCTTGCCACCGAAGGGTTTTTCGAGGCCGACGGCGACTTCCTGCACATCGGCCCGGAAGCCGAGCGCCGTTACGGACGCAGATACTTCTCCGACCTCACCGCTGTATTCAGCGCACCCCCGGAGTTCCTCGTTCTGGCAGGACGCACAGAAATCGGCACCATCGGCACCGATCTGCTCACCGAAGAGGTCAACGGGCCGCGTGTGCTGTTACTCGGCGGCCGGTCATGGCGGGTCACCTACATCGACTGGAACCGTCGGCGGTGTTTCGTCGAGGCAACCGACAATGGCGGAAAGGCCAAATGGTCCGGTCTGTCGGCAGGCTGGTCCCACCCGATCACCCGCGGTATGCGGGCGATTCTGCTGAGAAACGACCCTCCGAAGGTCGACCTCACTCACCGCGCGCAGTCCGCACTCGCCGATATACGCGAGACCTACACCGACGTAACAGATCCGGATCGGCTCGTGGTCGTCCTCCCCGATGACAGCGCTGGACGGTGGTGGACCTGGGCGGGCACGGCTGCCAACCGCACCCTGCATGCGTCGCTACCCGGCCTGGTCGACCCTCGTCAGCGGATCGACGAGCAATCACTGCGACTGTTGCCCGGCACTACCGCTGCCGATCTGTCAGCAGCCCTTGCTGATCCGAAACTCGCCCTGCCACAAGTGGATTTGAAGGCACTTGCAGGCCTGAAGTTTTCCGGCTCCCTCCCGCCGGATCTGGCCCGTGACACCCTCGCCAGGCGCCTGGCAGACACCGAATCTGCCGTCAGCGTGATAGCCGAGCCGCGCGTCATCCGGCGCGTGTGA
- the brxD gene encoding BREX system ATP-binding protein BrxD, which produces MTAVSPRRRREILDALRRGTVPSNGLDQLAVGLGRFESELTAELEVVAGGGGVFKAVRGEYGAGKTFFARWLADRAMNRGFAVAEVQINEIDTPLHKLETVYRRSIESLRTRSIPPSALRPIVDSWLYTVESDADKQQTTADELLERRLAAVGRQAPIFPQAIRAYHRMQNTGEHDTADGLIAWLAGQPHVAAAVKRAAGIKGDLDHFLAMGFLRGLLAVLADAGNSGLVLVLDEVETLQRIRSDARSKALNALRQLIDEVHDGHYPGLYLLITGTPAFFEGRQGVQLLPPLADRLHTDFSRDPKFDNPRAPQLRLTGFDLDKLTELGGRVRELYCAGSGNAERIVGIADDEFLHRFAAAVAGQLGGRVGIAPRLFLRKLVDLLDTIDIHPDFDPYRDYEITITEAERNDTEREALAANDVVLDLP; this is translated from the coding sequence ATGACGGCCGTGTCCCCCCGGCGGCGTCGCGAGATCCTCGACGCGCTGCGGCGTGGCACCGTGCCGTCGAACGGACTCGATCAGCTCGCAGTGGGCCTGGGCCGATTCGAATCGGAACTCACCGCCGAATTGGAAGTGGTTGCGGGCGGCGGCGGTGTGTTCAAAGCCGTACGCGGCGAGTACGGCGCAGGTAAGACCTTCTTCGCGCGATGGCTGGCCGATCGGGCAATGAATCGCGGGTTCGCCGTCGCCGAGGTCCAGATCAACGAGATCGACACTCCGCTACACAAGTTGGAGACCGTATACCGGCGCAGCATCGAATCGCTGCGAACCCGTTCAATTCCGCCGAGTGCGCTGCGGCCGATTGTCGATTCCTGGCTCTACACCGTCGAATCCGATGCCGACAAACAGCAGACCACCGCTGACGAACTGCTGGAGCGACGGCTGGCGGCGGTCGGCCGTCAGGCCCCGATCTTCCCGCAGGCCATTCGCGCATACCATCGGATGCAGAACACTGGCGAACATGACACCGCCGACGGTCTGATCGCCTGGCTCGCCGGGCAACCGCATGTCGCCGCTGCGGTCAAGCGCGCGGCCGGTATCAAGGGTGATCTGGATCATTTCCTGGCCATGGGGTTTCTGCGCGGGCTGCTGGCCGTCCTCGCCGATGCCGGGAACAGCGGCCTGGTCCTCGTTCTCGACGAGGTGGAGACGCTGCAGCGCATCCGCAGCGACGCCCGGTCGAAGGCGCTCAACGCCTTGCGGCAGCTGATCGACGAGGTGCACGACGGACACTATCCCGGCTTGTATCTGCTGATTACCGGCACGCCTGCCTTCTTCGAGGGCCGCCAAGGCGTCCAGCTGCTTCCCCCATTGGCGGACCGGTTGCACACCGACTTCTCCCGAGACCCGAAATTCGACAATCCGCGTGCCCCGCAGCTGCGGCTGACCGGATTCGACCTGGACAAACTGACCGAGCTCGGCGGCCGAGTCCGAGAGCTGTACTGTGCGGGCTCCGGCAATGCCGAGCGGATCGTCGGGATCGCTGACGACGAGTTCCTGCACCGCTTCGCGGCCGCCGTCGCCGGTCAGCTCGGAGGCCGGGTCGGCATCGCTCCCCGTCTGTTCCTGCGCAAACTAGTCGATCTGCTCGACACCATCGACATTCATCCTGATTTCGATCCCTACCGCGACTACGAGATCACCATCACCGAGGCCGAACGCAACGACACCGAACGTGAGGCCTTGGCCGCCAACGATGTGGTACTGGATCTGCCGTGA
- a CDS encoding recombinase family protein, whose amino-acid sequence MSRPAPNLLLSVMGAFAEFEPSLILERQGKGIAMA is encoded by the coding sequence GTGTCACGGCCAGCGCCGAACCTGCTGCTGTCGGTGATGGGTGCCTTCGCCGAGTTCGAGCCGTCCCTAATCCTCGAACGTCAGGGTAAGGGCATCGCGATGGCGTGA